ATGAGATTGCTCTTTTAGGGTCTGACATGGAcctgatgggctgattggcctcttTCCGTGCATTAGTAAGTGAATGCACTCTTTTTTTTACTGTAAAGCAATAGCCGTTCAAGCAATGAAACTGTCTCTGTCATTGTTCAACTAAGGCCTGTCAATGTCACAGTGATTCAGCCTTGGATTTCCTTGTTTTCCCTTATAAAGTATCAGCTTTTAACAGATACTATTTTTGTTATTGGTTTATTGTCAAGTGTACTGAGATCCAGTGAAAAACTTCTGGGTTTCATCCAGACAGATTGTATCAAacataagtacattgaggtagaacataTCACATGGTTTTCCTAAATTCAGCTCAGAGATGCTGATTAAGGAAGGCGTGCCAGTATCTACTTTCTTTGGGGCTTGAGGAGGCTGAGCTTGTAACCAAACGTTCTAACAACCCTCTACTGAAACACGGTTGGAAATTGTTCTGACTGCTTGTGTCATGGTGTGATATGGAAATTCAAGAACACAGACCATAAGTTGTAGAGTAGTGGATCCTGCCAGCACATCATGGATGCACCCCTCGCATTATTAGTAGTATCTACATGAGACATTGCCTCCAGAGCAACATCCATCgtcaaagatctccaccatccaggccactccatcttttcacagctaccatggggcagaaggtacagaatcctgaagtccATTAGAACAAGAACACCTATTTCCCTTCAGCCATCAAAGCTCTAATCACAACCACAGTTTAGCAAAGCTATGAGACTCTGTTAACCAGCATCTAAAATAGAGGGGTTTTTTTGTTCTAAATGTTTATCTGGTGAATGCTGCTTATTTGAAGCTATTATCATGAGCTCTTCAGGTCTGTCTGGAGAGCGCTGGGCTCCGAGGTTTATAGAGCACCTGAATTTATTAATTGTTGATTCAATGAGAGTCGGTAATGCCTGGTGCTTTCTATTTaatcttgttaagtttattttgtccACACAGGTTTTCTGTGTACTGCCAATATTTAAGCAGATGCCTGATTAGTAATTATCACAGGGTCCTAGCTTTGAGAATGTTATGACTCATGGTGTTGCTTGGTCAGCCACTGAGGTTTTGTTGGAACTTTTATTAAATAATCCTGGTTGCCATCTCTCCAGAGGAGTCGGTTTTCACTCCGCATTTTGGTTTCAGTAATTGCCAGTACACATCATgacctgtgatactgctgcaagtaaAGCTTTCAAGTATGTACATACTTGTGTATGGTACAATGAACACAACTTTGACTttgcagtaacagaatgcagaatgtaaTGTTGCATTTACAGGAAAAGCACATTACAGGGAGACAAGTGCAAGGACAATGACCTGGTAGATTGGAAGATCAAAGTTTCCTCTTTAGCTtataagagtctgataacagcgagatagaagttgtccttgagtctTGTGGCATGTACTtctaagcttttgtatcttctgtctgatggtggACGAGaaaagagagaatgactggggtggGAGAGGTCCTTCATTATGTTGGTTACCTTACAGGGGCAATGTGAagagtagacagagtcagtggaggAATGCTGGTTTATGGTCTACATTTACAACTTTCGTGTTTCTTAtaatcttgggcagagcagttgctactCCAAGCTCTGATGCATCCAGGGATGATGTACCTGTAGAACAGTCGTTACCAACCTGAGGTCaatggactccttgcttaatggtattgatccatgaCATTAAAAAAAGTTGGTAACCCCTGCTGTAAAAATACGCTTACagaaactgatgcaccatcaataactctcggagacgggaggtgaacgataggcttttattagcagcaaaagggaccacgacatcttggagactgagggaggagcagtgcctccaatcacctttatacaggggtctgtgggaggagccacagcagcagtcagcagaggggcatgtccagacaggtatacatagtttaccacagaaacaccatagaaagcatcctatcctgaTGATACATTTAAAAATGAAGTAATATATCCCTTGcatttttattaattaaaaaataaatttcttgaaataaattttctcgctggaatttagaagaatgtgggtggatctcattgaaatgttttgaatattgaaaggcctagatagtgtagATGTGTAGAAGGTATTTCTTACAGTGGCGGAGTCTAAGACCAGGTTATACAGTCTCAGACtagaaaacagagatgaggaagaatttctttagccaaaaggtggtgaatctgtttaattcattgctacagaaggctgcagaggtcaagtcattgggtatatttaaagccaatGTTGATAggttgtcagggcatcaaaggttatacaaagaaaagacaggagaatcgggttgagagggataatagatcagccatgaatgaatggcagagaagacccaatgggctgaatggcctaattctgctcctatgttttgtgATCTTTTATCTCCTATTGTAGCTACActatctaatggttttatttttgCAGATGCCTTCTCGGTGTCCCAGTAAGAACCAGGCTCCTCCACACTGGACTCTGTTGGCCATACTTTCTGCTTTTGTAGTGCGGACAGCAGCCTGCCCATCCTATTGCATCTGTGACAACATCCAGGGCGTGGTGACCTGCATAAAGAAACAGCTCACGGAGATCCCCGTCACCATACCAGAGGTCTGCAACCTATCAGAACCAGCAGGAATCAACAGTGGGCGCCGTTTTTCCCAATTCTGGCAGCTCTGCTCCCAAGGGCTAGGGGGCAGTAGTGAGCAAGCTCTAGGGGGCTTAGGCTGAAATCAGAGCAGTAATATTGGAttcactcagcaggccagacaatgTGTTTGGAGTAATGAAGACATATGGAACAAAACTACTGCTTTGAAGTGAAAATGGGGAACAATATCAAACGTCTGAGAGTCGCAGAGAGATCAGCACACTAACAACCTCTTTGGCCTACTGAGTCTGTGCTAACCACCTCCCCATCTACATTTATCTTACCTTAACCTCCCCTTTATCCTCACCACATTCCTATCAGCCGCCAACCAGATCCTAACATACAGTAGGGCCAATTTACAGGAGCTCAGTTAGTTACAGAGACCCGGATTTAATCCCGACCTCTGATGCTCTCCGAGTGGAGTTTTCACgttccccctgtgactgtgtgggtttcctctgagtgttctggtttcatcccacatcccaaagacaggcaagttaataggttaattggccactgtaaactgcCTATAGTGTGTAAGTGAGTTATAGAACCTGCGGGGAGttgatggggatgtggggagaataaaagatAAGATTAGCAGTTGGGTTGACTTGTTCTCTGATCCTGGCAATTtatttgcaaatgtttcatcaccacgTGAATAAATTGCCAAGGTCAGAGAACAACTCAGCCCAAGCATCAACCACCCGAGCTACACAATTTCCAAGTTATTTCCAATGGGGTTAGTTTCAGATTACGTGTGTATTTTTTGTCAGCATGAATccagtgggctaaagggcctgtttctgcacctgCTCTCTCTTTGACTCTATGATTGTAAAATCACTGGACAGTTCTGTGGGTTAATTTTTATTTGCTGTGTGCCCGGCCATCTTTATGTTCTCTCTGTTAGTTACCACTGCTTGTTACGTTTCTACAATGGGGAGATCTCGCTTTCATTCTCTGCCCTTCAGCAGTTTCTCAATGAGCGAATGCTCCTTTTACCTTTAAGTTCATTCTACTGAGTTCAATTGACCAACTCTATCAGTCATTGCACTGAAGCTTTGTTCGTGAAAGTGGGCCGCAGAACAATGCTCAGAGACAGGGGGCACCCAAATGACAAGTCCAGAGACGGCTACCAGCGTCCAACTGGATGGTTCAATATCGGCACATTCTTTCCTCTCCCTTCAGGAAAGGGTGACACACAATCAGACACAGAGAAAGTGAACTGAAGGGCAGTTTTACCAGCATTTTCTAACACTCATTGGGAAGAGTGGCAGAGTAAAATGGGAAGACCATTGCTGAGGcaacgattcctaaatgggctgAAATCATTAAAGATGTTAGTATCCTCAACCCTACTCGTCTTCCTCATACACTGCATCAACCCTCCCACAGCCTCTTCAAATCAATGAGTTGAAAACGGCTCTTCCTGTCTCCCTTCTCTAAATCTCACTCTGGTCTCTTTCTCCTTCAAGACAGCCAATGACTCTAACCTGGTCAGGTGGTGACCTGAACTGCACCCTCACTCAGTTTTTGTTGGTGGTCCACACCCCAGATACAGAAAATAGTTCCTGGTGTGTGAACGGTGGGTAAAATCTAGGAACTACTTCATCCAAATGTGGGGGAGAGTAAAATGGGATTCCAGCAtagacatggtgggctgaagggcttgtttctatgtTGTAGGAGCAGTAGTAACTTCCAGTCCACCCAAGTACTTTTCACCTTaaaccaagggttcccaacctggggtccacagaccactTGCTTAAtgatgttggtccatggcataaaagaggttgggaagccctgcctGAAACCTTGACCCTCTAGTGTTTGCTCCCCTATCCCTGTGTGCATCctccttatctatgcccctcttgGGAATGGGATGTGATCCACTAATACTATTTAAgagaaataatatataaatagATAAAatacactgtccagaagaaagcaatggcaaattacttctatagaaaaatttgccaagaacttaCTGCCCATTCcacctgctggtgtttagggcagcaatgaagatacTCCATCTCCTtgacggtgttcagggcttccttcatcaatcCAGTAGCTACTGTCAGCACAcacagattcttcattgctgtttccataatagTTTTGTTTGAACCgtcaaggttgttagccctgagctaaatCCCCGGACCCGGAGGACTGGTGGACTACTCTTTGTCTGTCCTCcaccttttgacctgtttggcatgggtgaccaagagccaaagcacaaagccctgactccagccaacgtagctctccgggtcattgaggcacgcaagcctccaaaccatgacaaggttgtggtcctcttggaggttgccaagaacaagcatggtcaaaaagaccgtgatcgcccacgtcatatgacatggcacataatgaagaaGAAAAGATAAATGAACGTCTAAGAAAGTAGGTgacacttctgtttattttgcagGGTACTAAGCAGCTTGACATCAGAGGGAACAACATTGAAAAAGTTCCAACTGGGGCATTTCTTCCTATTCCCTACCTTACTCACCTCAACCTCCAGAAATGTAAGATCAAGCAGCTTCAAGAAGGTGCTTTCCGTGGCCTTGGCCGATTGGAGACTCTCAATCTGGGGTCCAATTACATAGAATTCATCTACCAGGAGACCTTTGATGGGCTTTTCTCTCTGCAACAACTCATCATCGACAACAACATGATCGAGGAGATCAAACCCGGTGCATTTACTCAACTGGGATTTCTAAACTTTTTAAACCTGGAAGGGAACTTCTTGGTCTACTTGCCTCCTTTGCTTTTCCAGGGTCTCCAGCAGATTAAGTACATGCGCTTGTCCAAGAATATGATCAACAATATTGCAGATGAAGCCTTCGCTGGGCTATGGACATTAAAGAGACTGAACCTGGACAACAATGAGTTGCAGTTTTTGCCAACAGAAGCATTATCCAGGCTCACGACTGTGACCAGATTGGATCTCAGCCGGAATCCAATGACCTACCTCGGTGAGGAATCACTGCGGATGCGTTCGCTGAAACACCTGATGATGGACAATATGTCCCTCCAGGATGTGTCTCACACTGCGTTTGAGCACAGCCCAATGTTATCAGTCATCGACTTACACAACAACCAGCTCCAGATGATCCAGCCCCTGGTTGGGCTCGAGTCCTTGAGGGTGCTCAACCTGACAGGCAACCCAGTCCAGTGCAACTGTTTCATGAGACCTTTCAGGGAATGGATGGCCAACCACACAAAGCTGAAAGCCGCAGTGTTCTGCGGCGCCCCGGGACTGTATGAAGGGGATAGGCTGGATTCTCTGCGCCCAGATAACCTGAGGTGTGACAGCCGACCAGTAGACCCTAAGGAGGAGGAGGAACTCACCCAGGCGAACAAGCCTGCAGCAAATAATCGGGATAGCGGCCCGTGTCCAGACCACTGCGACTGCAAGCATGACCTGCAGCATGCCAGCTGTGAGGGGAAGGGGCTACGCAGGATCCCAAAGGGCTTCCCCACTGACACTCACCTTCTAGACATGCACCACAATGACTTCCACCTTGTCCCCAAGGGCTCCTTCCCAGACATGAAGCAGCTTGTTTCCCTTCACTTACAGAACTGCAGGATTCATGAGATTCACGCTGGCGCGTTCCTTGGCCTAAAGAAGCTCATTTACTTGTACCTGTCTTTTAATGAGATAACCAGTCTCCAACCGGAAACCTTTGAAGGACTTCCCAAGCTGACGTATCTTTACCTGGACCACAACAAGCTGTCATCAATACCCAAGGGGGCATTCAAGCTCCTGCCCGGCCTCTTTGCTCTTCACCTGGAGTACAATCCCGTCCCTCAGCTGACTGACGAGAACATGCAAGGGGCAGAGAAGTTACGATGGCTCTACCTGAACGGCACCAACCTCACCTACATTTCCCCAACTGCTCTCCACTCCATGGGTCAGCTTCAGAAGCTGTTCTTGGATGAGAATAAGCTGACAGCAGTTCCCACCGTCGCTCTGATGAAGTTGTCCGCCTTGAATGAACTGAAACTATCCAGCAATCCCATTAAGCAGATTGAGAGTGGCGCCTTCCTGCCAATGGCAGGGTCTCTCCAACATTTATGGCTGAATGACATGGGTTTGGAGAAGGTAaggctgaggagtgaccttattCAAACAAGTAAGGCCCTAATGGGGCTTGGCAGGACAGACGTTGAGATGTCTCCACTGGTGGCAGAGTCACAAACAAGGGGACAATACTAGTTACAAGAAGACAAGGTCATTTAAAACAGCATGGAAAGATTTTTCTCCTGAAGGTTTAAGTTTAAATTTGTCATGGGCAAACGTATCCAGGGCATAAATGCCATAAAGATTAGATTCTTGCTGCAGAGcaacatagaacattataaacATTAAATTACATAAACTTAACAGTCTCTGGAATTCACTACCACTGACGGTGGTAGAGGCCAAATACTGTAGATACCAGGTGCAGATAGATATATATTTCAAAGATTAAAAATTGAAGGCTATTGATTGGCACAGTTGTTGCAAAGTACTGCTGTCGTATAGCAACacacttcacaacatatgccatgtgatattaaacctgattctgattccaaagaGTAGTTGAGACCAGCACAGATCATGTCCGCTGGAGGTTGGTGGCCAGAGATGGTCTGTGCTGGGGTTagaggtctctgtgtgtgttggtgggtAGGccagaggaaaggggcttgttttgctgttattaCCTTGCAgcttgttgtgctctgtgttgttctgctgaacatggagTGCATGCAATGCTGGCACCGGAATGTATGGCGACACTTAGCACACCCTTGAACGTGTTGTTAGCACAAGCAACGTATTTCAatgcatgtttcgatgtatacgtgataaataaatctgaatctgaacttgaTACTGAGATCAGCTGTGATCGACTTGAATGTTGGGTCATGTTCAAGGGGCCTGAAGGCCTCTTCCTGTTCCTGCATTCTTGTATTGTGATTTAAAATCTACATGTGGGGTTTAtcatgtacagtactgtgaaatGGGCCTGAAATTCTTGGTGTTTCCCTGTAGTTGAGTAATGAAAGCTCCCTGTGCCTAGAAATTTGATTGCACCTTTTTGTTTGGTGCTTAAGGTGCTTGTACAGGTGTCTCCCACTttatgaatgttcgctttacgccacttcgcttttacaaaagacctgcattagtaacctgttttcgcattacaaattGGATTTTCGCtcttacgaaaatttttcccatataaataaatggttcttcgctttacgccatttcggcttaagaaaggtttcataggaacgttctacctttgtaaaagggggggggggggaagacaccTATACTGTATTGGATTTCCCAAAAAAATACTGATATTGGTTAGAAAACACTGCTTCTTGGGTATAAATCACAGCTTAAACCCAGCTACATTTCTGACCACAAACTTTCAGAAAGTATGTCTAGACCTACGAGAGAGTGAAATAGAAATTTGGTCAAGTTGCCGCAGGGAGATAAGACCTCAATTACCTGCAGAGACGGGGAAAGGTAGGATCCTTTTTCTCAGAGCAGAACATTTTattttcaagtttattgtcatgggcaTATACACACAGGGCATAAATGCCAAGAAAAtgtgtttttttgcagcagcagcacagtaaaTGGGATTGTTCTAGCATCCCAAATGTTATTCACTCCTAGACATGTCTTTAATTTTTAATGACTTTGTTTCCTTTGCTGTTTGAGCTTCGCTTATTATTGCCAGCAACAGTTGCCATGCCAACCTTCCTTTTCACAAAGGCAAGTAGTCTGTATTCGATTGGCTTCCGTCTGTGACAGGAAGGGAGAGTTAAACTGTGAAATGCGATTGGTTGGGTCGTTAACACAGGGTAAAGTGCACTGTGTTTAAATTTCACAGCCTGAAGAATGTTTACACAGCCAACACTTCTGTCTAAAAGCGAGAAGGCTGTGAGGAAAACACACAGGGGAGGTACATCACCAATGGATGCTGATAAAGTCTGAAGATGGGATGGGCTTGAACTAGTTTTGTGCAGACATTAAAACAACCTATTTTGACCAATGCCCAAGTGAAATTTCTTCTGCTTATAAAGTCTGACCATAAAACAGCAGCTGAGATTTGTTTCTCTTAATGACAGCTGCCTGGGGAGTGGATTATTTTTCCAAGAGAAAGAGGTACTCTTGCCACTGTATGGTCTTGTGTACCTGCAGCCTCTTTCTCCCCATAAATCTGTTCaccacctgatgcaccatcagtaattctcggagatgggaggtgaacgataggctttaattagcagcaaaagggagcacggcatcttggagactgagggaggagcagtgcctccaatcacctttatgcaggggtctgtgggagcagccacaggagcagtcagcagaggggcatgtccagacaggtatacatagtttaccacaccacCCTTGGCACTTTGTGTAACCTCGGGTCAGATCTTTGTGCTTTTTGTACTGATCAGAATCAGAAGTGGGAACAGACGACCACGTGTGCACTGTCAAACATGGAAGTTGTATCTTTACTGATGGATTCAATGCACCATCTCTGtcagtccacactctcaccagGTATAGCTAGTTCAGGAACCCACGATGAGGCCTCTGTCAGTCAGGGTCGACTGTGGAtactgtgtcctagctgtctgggcagtacaatatggagagcaagctgttgcccatgtagcaagctccccctctccatgcatctgatgaacccgaAGGAACagtagagaccgatacagtttagcaccagcagtgtcgcaggagttgccagtcagcgttgaactgaacataggactgccttagggactccagctctggattttactctcaaggtttactcccaaagccttccccgtgagtgggatagccacaaggcagcagaggtttgagatcagagttttccttctcctagatgagctgccaactatggctgaggagcaactggttttaaggtaccagtaactccttctcctgttagtagaaacggttccgccaggctgagtagctaaaccacatgtgaaggccaggagctggacttggttgtcagaggctattgaaacgcacgccattgggaacatttaataggtagtgagagcttatccccattaccacccctgggtGTAACAACTTTAAGGAACCAGTACCCCTTTGATTTCAGTGGAGATTGTAGTTCAAAGGATGAGGAGGCAAAGGGGAAGGTGAATTATTTCTTTAGTTCCCTACACCTTACACTCCTTCATCCCCATATGCACATCAACACCATCttgattccatttgccatttaccTACtctggtaacttctactttacaaaaggacCACTTGACAATGTTATGGccaaagaacatctttatctgggacagcaaatgatacttacaatacagaggcttccaagTACCTCGTGCGACATGGGTGGTGGAACTATATATACAATGCATATCGGAAGTaaaacctgtggtgaactacatacacctgtctggacacgccccctgctgactgctcctgtggctcctcccacagaccctggtataaaggcgattgaggtctgagcccggcctctctgtctccaggatgtagtatggtggtcaaccactgcttgttccttcttccagtcaataaaagcataTCGGAAGTAAAACACCCCCACCAACCCCGGAACCAAcctcttgttaccaacagcttccaaTTAGTATTAACttgcttttaataatactcacattacaacacctaCAATAAGgagtaatttacagtggccagttaagcTACCAACACTTCTTTTGGAcacgggaggaaatcagagcagtcAGACACCTGCACAGACACAGAGGGCACATGAAAACTCCACAGAGAAAAACCCAGAGGTCAAGATCAAACTTGGGTCCTTGGGGACAACAGCACTAGCTGAACAAGAGCACCTCAGAGTGGATAATtacaagacaccttcaaggagcggtgccttggGAAGAAGgtgctcaccacccaggacatgtccccttcacactgttactgtcagaAAAGAGATACGGCAGCCTGCAGGcacaaactcagtgattcaggaacagtttcttcccctctgccatcccatttccAAATGCACATTGAACCCAAGATCACTATGTCACTACGGTACTTTTttgtatttttgcactacttattttaacttaactatttaatagacatatatatacttaatgtaactctgTTCTTTTTCTCTATAAttttcatgtatttcattgtgctgctttgtaaaagttaacaaatttcacgacatatgctggtgatattatttAAATATCCACATGCCAAGACGGACTCAGAGGTGGCGTGGCTTTTCCTGTAATGCTGGGCTTTTGATTTCCCATTTCAGATCTCTGATGGAGCGTTTGATGGAGTGAGCACTGGGCTGCAGAGCCTCTACCTGGGGAACAACAAGCTGAGCTACATCCCCAGCTTGGAAAATTTCAGAAGCCTGCACACCATCGACCTGTCCAACAATCCTTGGCACTGTGACTGCCCGCTCCTCCACCTCCGCAGGTAACCTGTCTGTGACTTCCATTAGTTATATTTTGCTCCTTAGAATGCTGCCAAGCAGCCTGATCCACTAAAAATTCAACAAATTAAGTTTTCATTTTTTCCACGGCTCTAAATTTGAAGGATTCTtttgaggggtcagagcaaagaTGGGAGTTTCAGGAGCTGGTAGGTGATGAGATGGGGAATAATCTTAAAACAAGAATCACACAAGGGTAACAGTGGTCTGGAATCCCTCGTCATGAAACTAGTGATGCTGATAATCAAGTGAATCTTTTATAAATGGATCTAATGGCTTTTTATTAGGAAAAGATACTACAATTTTGAAATCAATGTGAATAATTGGGGTTAAGCTATCACTATTTATAGAGGGGTTCTCATACTTGCTGTCCTTGTCCTCGCTGGTGGCTTGGGAGGCCCTGTCCGTGTAAGTGACTGACTGCAGAGAATTTTGCAGATGGCACACACTATGGTGTGTTGTGAATTAGGAAACACTTCCATGTgcaaaggctggaggaactttgtaaACCTTTTCTTCAAATGATAATTGATATAGTTGATTTTAGATCAGAAGTTGTTTAGACTTTGAAAGCAAAGGGTATTCAAGGTCCTGAGGGGTTTGGAGTTAGGTTTCAGATCTCGGGCAGCAAAATGGCACAGCAAGAAGGGCCGCTGCCTCTTGGCACAGAGATGGGAGGAATACAATCCTCTCCTCGGGTACCGTCTATGTGgagctctccctgtgactatatGGGTTGTcctgggtgcttcggtttcctcccacatcccaaagctgTGCAGGTTGGTCGCTGGCCATTCTAACCTGCTGCTTGCTCCAGCAAGGTGAATTGGCGATAATCTTAAAATTCCCTGCATGGCATGGTAATTTTGAGCAGTGATTATCgttgattaatgaattagtaacaacCATTAGGGACTTCTTTCAGGAAAAAGGATAAATGCTATTGTATAGGTACATGTATTCCTTATTTAGTTATTCATAAATGTATTACAAAGGCAGATTGAAATGAAAACATTTCAGAAAATCTGTTCAAAAATTAATAATattaatcttttttaaaaaattgaaaaataacaTTATTTCTAAATAGAATTGCTATTTGTAACCACTTATTATACAAATGCTAGGTCTACATGTCAATGTTCTCACAAGCGTCTAGCTAGTGCCAAGCCGACATTTCTTGTGAAAACATCTCATTGCTCTCCACCTGTAAAAAAACAATTGCTGCTTTATTTGGCAGTAAAGATAATCACTATGTATCTTTTTATTATAGGTGGGGTTTAAAGGATTGATGAGTGGCACTGCATGCCGCACATCAACAAAATTTTTGCATGTGCCATCCTGGGCACAGATACCATAGGTTCGCCACCCCTACTGTAATATGTGGGTGAGTGGGGATAGATGATGAGGATGTGGGGAATAAAAAGGCATTAATATAGGATTAGGTTGTCAGTTGTTGGCACAGACTTAAAGGGCTGAAGATATAGCCTCACTGACTCAACTTTGATCTCAATGAAAGTCAGAAAAGGGTTAGGGCAAGATGGCTGCCTTTTTCTACGTTACTGTTTCTATGTTAGAGAGCAGCGACGAGCCAAAATCCCCTTCCAAACCCCGTTATTA
This region of Hemitrygon akajei chromosome 31, sHemAka1.3, whole genome shotgun sequence genomic DNA includes:
- the LOC140719412 gene encoding chondroadherin-like protein, encoding MPSRCPSKNQAPPHWTLLAILSAFVVRTAACPSYCICDNIQGVVTCIKKQLTEIPVTIPEGTKQLDIRGNNIEKVPTGAFLPIPYLTHLNLQKCKIKQLQEGAFRGLGRLETLNLGSNYIEFIYQETFDGLFSLQQLIIDNNMIEEIKPGAFTQLGFLNFLNLEGNFLVYLPPLLFQGLQQIKYMRLSKNMINNIADEAFAGLWTLKRLNLDNNELQFLPTEALSRLTTVTRLDLSRNPMTYLGEESLRMRSLKHLMMDNMSLQDVSHTAFEHSPMLSVIDLHNNQLQMIQPLVGLESLRVLNLTGNPVQCNCFMRPFREWMANHTKLKAAVFCGAPGLYEGDRLDSLRPDNLRCDSRPVDPKEEEELTQANKPAANNRDSGPCPDHCDCKHDLQHASCEGKGLRRIPKGFPTDTHLLDMHHNDFHLVPKGSFPDMKQLVSLHLQNCRIHEIHAGAFLGLKKLIYLYLSFNEITSLQPETFEGLPKLTYLYLDHNKLSSIPKGAFKLLPGLFALHLEYNPVPQLTDENMQGAEKLRWLYLNGTNLTYISPTALHSMGQLQKLFLDENKLTAVPTVALMKLSALNELKLSSNPIKQIESGAFLPMAGSLQHLWLNDMGLEKISDGAFDGVSTGLQSLYLGNNKLSYIPSLENFRSLHTIDLSNNPWHCDCPLLHLRRWLENTNLKVRALCNLPQNVTGVSVKNAPFKNCKGDLPGKKNFSKKSKASRMGDTRKTVNRKKSKLTDKAMKKSRKSRAQ